In one window of Armatimonadota bacterium DNA:
- the purQ gene encoding phosphoribosylformylglycinamidine synthase subunit PurQ, giving the protein MKTFGVVIFPGSNCDQDCYHAAAHAMGARARYVWHRDTDLSGIDCIILPGGFTYGDYLRTGAVARFSPVMQAVAEFARGGGLVIGICNGFQILLEAQLLPGAMRRNQNQKFICKYVNLRLEQPQTPFTRAGESGQVLRIPIAHGEGNYYADQVTLRRLRDNDQIVFRYCRPDGDVTPAANPNGSVDNIAGICNERRNVLGMMPHPERCSEGVLGSADGRVIFESILRA; this is encoded by the coding sequence ATGAAAACCTTCGGAGTCGTGATATTCCCCGGCTCCAACTGCGACCAGGACTGCTATCATGCCGCCGCTCACGCCATGGGCGCCCGCGCCCGCTACGTCTGGCATCGCGACACCGACCTGTCGGGGATTGACTGCATCATCCTGCCCGGCGGGTTCACCTACGGCGACTACCTGCGCACCGGAGCGGTCGCGCGCTTCTCGCCGGTGATGCAGGCGGTTGCCGAGTTCGCGCGCGGCGGCGGCCTCGTCATCGGCATTTGCAACGGCTTCCAGATCCTGCTCGAAGCGCAGCTCCTCCCGGGCGCGATGCGCCGCAACCAGAACCAGAAGTTCATCTGCAAGTACGTCAACCTGCGCCTGGAGCAGCCGCAGACGCCGTTCACCCGGGCCGGCGAGAGCGGACAGGTGCTGCGCATCCCCATCGCCCACGGCGAGGGCAACTACTACGCCGACCAAGTGACGCTGCGCCGCCTGCGCGACAACGATCAGATCGTGTTCCGCTACTGCCGCCCGGACGGCGACGTGACCCCCGCCGCCAACCCCAACGGCTCGGTGGACAACATCGCCGGCATCTGCAACGAGCGGCGCAACGTGCTCGGCATGATGCCCCACCCCGAGCGCTGCTCGGAAGGCGTGCTCGGCTCCGCCGACGGGCGGGTCATATTCGAAAGCATCCTGCGAGCATAA
- the purS gene encoding phosphoribosylformylglycinamidine synthase subunit PurS, whose amino-acid sequence MYRAQVTITLKPTVLDAQGATVERALHNLGFEAVDGVRMGKYIEVGVDAPDADTARRQVDEMCQKLLANPVIEEYRIEVVSAGG is encoded by the coding sequence ATGTATCGCGCGCAAGTAACCATCACGCTGAAGCCGACCGTGCTCGACGCTCAGGGCGCGACGGTCGAACGGGCATTGCACAATCTGGGCTTCGAGGCCGTTGACGGGGTGCGGATGGGTAAGTATATAGAGGTGGGGGTCGACGCCCCCGACGCCGACACCGCCCGCCGGCAGGTGGACGAGATGTGCCAGAAACTGCTGGCGAACCCCGTCATCGAAGAGTACCGTATCGAGGTCGTTTCCGCCGGAGGCTGA
- a CDS encoding adenylosuccinate lyase: MIERYSYPEMSAIWEPANKFAAWLEVELLVAEALAELGEIPAEAAPNMRRNAHFDVDRIIELEGLTPGREPPPGVKPLRHDLLAFLHVVRESLGDEGKYLHMGVTSYDIEDTALGMLLAQSADLLLQDLDRVREAVLARAQEHKWTLMMGRTHAVHAEPITFGFKLAIWLGAIDRARRRLEQAREEVAVGKISGAVGTYANIDPQVEQYVCRKLKLTPSPASTQIVQRDRHASYLCALAVIAGSIEQFVTEIRHLTRTEVLEVEEAFGAGQRGSSAMPHKRNPITSERLTGMARLMRSYCIPGLENIATWHERDLSNSSVERIILADANILLDYMLRKFADLAAEMRVNAERMERNLDLLGGMVCSQQVMLELTRKGFDRDQAYQLVQDHARRAWEEGANFRDAVSADPRITAALSQEELTACFDYRRHLKHLDEVFERFGI; encoded by the coding sequence GTGATCGAACGATACTCGTACCCCGAGATGAGCGCAATCTGGGAGCCGGCGAACAAGTTCGCGGCGTGGCTCGAGGTCGAGCTGCTGGTCGCGGAGGCGCTCGCGGAACTGGGCGAGATTCCCGCCGAGGCCGCGCCCAACATGCGCCGCAACGCGCACTTCGACGTCGACCGCATCATCGAGCTCGAGGGCTTGACCCCCGGCCGCGAGCCGCCACCCGGGGTGAAACCCCTGCGCCACGACCTGCTCGCCTTCCTCCATGTGGTCCGCGAGAGCCTGGGCGACGAGGGCAAGTACCTGCACATGGGCGTGACGTCGTACGATATCGAGGACACCGCCCTGGGGATGCTGCTCGCGCAGTCGGCGGACCTGCTGCTCCAGGACCTCGACCGCGTCCGCGAGGCGGTGCTCGCGCGCGCGCAGGAGCACAAGTGGACGCTCATGATGGGGCGCACGCACGCGGTGCACGCCGAGCCGATCACCTTCGGCTTCAAGCTCGCGATCTGGCTCGGCGCGATTGACCGCGCGCGGCGCCGCCTGGAGCAGGCGCGGGAGGAGGTTGCGGTCGGCAAGATCTCAGGCGCCGTCGGCACCTACGCGAATATTGACCCGCAGGTCGAGCAGTACGTCTGCCGCAAGCTCAAGCTGACGCCGTCGCCCGCCTCGACGCAGATCGTGCAGCGCGACCGCCACGCAAGCTATCTCTGCGCGCTCGCGGTGATCGCGGGCTCGATCGAGCAATTCGTGACCGAGATCCGGCATCTCACGCGCACCGAGGTGCTCGAGGTCGAGGAGGCGTTCGGCGCCGGGCAGCGCGGGTCGTCGGCGATGCCGCACAAGCGCAACCCGATCACGTCGGAGCGCCTGACGGGGATGGCGCGCCTGATGCGGTCGTACTGTATCCCCGGGCTGGAGAATATCGCGACGTGGCACGAGCGCGACCTGTCGAACAGCTCGGTCGAGCGCATCATCCTGGCCGACGCCAACATCCTGTTGGATTACATGCTGCGCAAGTTCGCCGACCTCGCCGCGGAGATGCGCGTCAACGCCGAGCGCATGGAGCGCAACCTCGACCTGCTCGGCGGCATGGTCTGCTCGCAGCAGGTGATGCTGGAGTTGACACGGAAGGGTTTCGACCGGGACCAGGCGTATCAATTGGTGCAGGATCACGCTCGACGCGCTTGGGAAGAAGGGGCGAACTTCAGGGACGCGGTCTCCGCCGATCCCAGGATAACCGCCGCACTGTCGCAGGAGGAGCTGACCGCCTGCTTCGACTACCGCCGGCACCTCAAGCATCTGGACGAGGTCTTCGAGCGCTTCGGGATATAG
- the purE gene encoding 5-(carboxyamino)imidazole ribonucleotide mutase has product MAATVAVIMGSESDLQVMQDALRALDELGIEREAHVMSAHRTPQSVARFAAGARERGLKVIIAGAGRAAHLAGAVAAHTTLPVIGVPVAGGTLGGMDALLGMAQMPRGVPVATVAINGARNAALLAAEILALEDARLRAALDELRAQMAEDVADQSQRLAEKP; this is encoded by the coding sequence ATGGCCGCAACCGTCGCCGTCATCATGGGCAGCGAATCCGACCTGCAAGTCATGCAGGACGCCCTGCGCGCGCTGGATGAACTGGGCATCGAGCGGGAGGCACACGTCATGTCGGCGCACCGGACGCCGCAGTCGGTGGCGCGCTTTGCCGCCGGGGCGCGCGAGCGCGGGCTCAAGGTTATCATCGCCGGCGCGGGAAGGGCGGCGCATCTCGCGGGCGCCGTGGCCGCACACACGACGCTGCCGGTGATCGGCGTGCCCGTCGCCGGGGGGACTCTCGGCGGCATGGACGCGCTGCTGGGCATGGCGCAGATGCCGCGCGGCGTGCCGGTGGCGACCGTGGCCATCAATGGCGCGCGCAACGCGGCGCTCCTGGCGGCGGAGATCCTCGCGCTCGAGGATGCCCGACTGCGCGCGGCGCTCGATGAGCTGAGAGCCCAGATGGCCGAGGACGTCGCCGATCAATCACAGCGGCTGGCGGAGAAGCCCTGA
- a CDS encoding ribose-phosphate diphosphokinase yields the protein MNEPLKIFSGTANPQLAEEICAHIGGGLGEVEISTFTNEDIFVQVRENVRERDVFVVQPIQTPTSIVELLLLLDSLRSASASRITAVIPYYSYARSDKKDMPRISIAARLLADVIVTAGANRILTMTLHSPQVHGFFSVPCDHLAATPTLCDYFASSLDLSNFVALAADAGSAKRAGAYAQRLDIPLAFVDKRRVSDLTVEVRNVVGEVKGKNVIIFDDEIAAAGSLAETVKAIRRFDVGEIYAAATHGVFSGPAPERIREMDVKEVVVTNTVHVPPDKRDDKITVLSVAPLFAEAIKRIHTGESVSALFS from the coding sequence ATGAACGAGCCCCTCAAGATATTCTCGGGGACCGCGAACCCGCAACTCGCGGAGGAGATCTGCGCGCACATCGGCGGGGGGCTGGGCGAGGTCGAGATATCCACCTTCACCAATGAGGATATCTTCGTCCAGGTGCGGGAGAACGTGCGCGAGCGCGATGTATTCGTCGTCCAGCCGATCCAGACGCCGACGAGCATCGTCGAGCTGCTCCTGCTGCTCGACAGCCTGCGCTCGGCGTCCGCCTCGCGCATCACCGCCGTCATCCCCTACTACTCCTACGCGCGATCGGACAAGAAGGACATGCCGCGCATCTCCATCGCGGCGCGCCTGCTCGCCGACGTCATCGTCACCGCCGGCGCCAACCGCATCCTGACCATGACGCTCCACTCGCCCCAGGTGCACGGGTTCTTCAGCGTTCCGTGCGACCACTTGGCGGCGACGCCGACCCTGTGCGATTACTTCGCGTCCAGCCTCGACCTGTCGAACTTCGTCGCGCTCGCCGCGGACGCCGGCAGCGCCAAGCGCGCGGGCGCCTACGCGCAGCGCCTCGACATACCCCTGGCGTTCGTGGACAAGCGTCGGGTCAGCGACCTGACGGTCGAGGTGCGCAATGTGGTCGGCGAGGTGAAGGGCAAGAATGTCATCATCTTCGACGACGAAATCGCGGCCGCGGGATCGCTCGCCGAGACGGTGAAGGCGATCCGGCGCTTCGATGTTGGGGAGATCTACGCGGCGGCGACGCACGGCGTGTTCTCCGGCCCGGCGCCGGAGCGCATCCGCGAGATGGACGTCAAAGAGGTCGTCGTCACCAACACCGTCCACGTGCCGCCGGACAAGCGCGACGACAAGATCACCGTCCTCTCCGTCGCCCCGCTGTTCGCGGAGGCGATCAAGCGCATTCACACCGGGGAATCGGTGAGCGCGCTGTTCTCGTGA
- the purD gene encoding phosphoribosylamine--glycine ligase, translated as MKVLVIGSGGREHALVWKIARSPRVSKVFCAPGNAGIARQAECAAIDVMDIEALADFARRESVDLTVVGPEAPLVAGIADEFRRRGLRVFGPSKAAAAIEGSKVFAKEIMARHGIPTAEFAVFDDYQRAREHLRAQQPPIVVKADGLAAGKGVTVARSLDEAESALHAMMVERAFGDAGNRVIIEECLTGQEVSVMVFADGETLAPMAPSQDHKPAFDGDQGPNTGGMGCYSPVPAMDAALFEEALARIMRPTLRAMAAEGCPYSGVLYGGLIMTERGLQVLEFNGRFGDPESQPVLPLMNADLVEILDAATDGRLDRVSSEFSDRAAVCVVMASGGYPGSYEKGKEITGLDNAEAMDEVIVFHAATKRDDSRWLTNGGRVLGVTGLGDSLPRAIERAYQGVEAIHFDGAHYRGDIAQKALRK; from the coding sequence GTGAAGGTTCTGGTCATCGGTTCGGGCGGCAGGGAACATGCCTTGGTGTGGAAGATCGCGCGGAGCCCGCGCGTGAGCAAGGTGTTCTGCGCCCCGGGCAACGCGGGCATCGCGCGTCAGGCCGAGTGCGCGGCGATTGACGTCATGGACATCGAGGCGCTCGCCGATTTCGCGCGCCGGGAATCCGTGGACCTCACCGTGGTCGGCCCGGAGGCGCCCTTGGTCGCTGGCATTGCCGACGAGTTCCGCCGCCGCGGCCTGCGCGTCTTCGGCCCGAGCAAGGCCGCCGCCGCCATCGAGGGCAGCAAGGTCTTCGCGAAGGAAATCATGGCGCGCCACGGGATTCCCACCGCCGAGTTCGCCGTGTTCGATGACTACCAGCGCGCCCGCGAGCACCTGCGCGCTCAGCAGCCGCCGATCGTCGTCAAGGCTGACGGCCTCGCCGCGGGCAAGGGCGTCACCGTCGCGCGATCGCTCGATGAAGCGGAATCCGCCCTGCACGCCATGATGGTCGAGCGGGCATTCGGCGACGCGGGCAACCGGGTCATCATCGAGGAATGCCTCACCGGGCAGGAAGTCTCGGTGATGGTGTTCGCCGACGGCGAGACTCTGGCGCCGATGGCGCCGTCGCAGGACCACAAGCCCGCGTTCGACGGCGACCAAGGGCCGAATACCGGCGGGATGGGCTGCTACTCTCCGGTGCCGGCGATGGACGCGGCGTTGTTCGAGGAAGCGCTGGCGCGCATCATGCGCCCGACCTTGCGCGCCATGGCCGCCGAGGGCTGCCCGTACTCCGGAGTGCTCTACGGCGGGCTCATCATGACCGAGCGCGGGCTGCAGGTCCTCGAGTTCAACGGCCGCTTCGGCGACCCGGAGAGCCAGCCCGTGCTGCCGCTCATGAACGCCGACCTGGTGGAGATTCTCGACGCGGCGACTGATGGCCGACTCGACCGGGTCTCGTCGGAGTTCTCCGATCGCGCGGCGGTGTGCGTCGTCATGGCCTCGGGCGGCTACCCGGGGAGCTACGAGAAGGGCAAGGAGATTACCGGCCTCGACAACGCGGAGGCGATGGACGAGGTGATCGTTTTCCACGCGGCGACGAAGCGCGATGACTCGCGATGGCTGACCAACGGCGGGCGGGTGCTCGGCGTGACCGGCCTCGGCGATTCGCTGCCGCGGGCGATCGAGCGCGCGTACCAGGGCGTGGAGGCGATCCATTTCGACGGCGCGCACTATCGGGGCGACATCGCGCAGAAGGCGCTGCGCAAGTAA
- a CDS encoding sugar kinase, with the protein MLVVGSIALDSVQTPFGSAQEVLGGAAVFSAAAASFFAPVRMVGVVGSDFPREHLERLQQWDIDISGVEAREGDTFRWSGYYEYDMNQAHTVSTRLNVFEDFRPELSDAHRRTPYVFLANIDPELQLTVLEQMERPQLAVCDTMNFWISGKRDELEQVLGRVDLALMNDAEARQFCDTPNLVQAARGILDLGPRAVVLKKGEHGAAMFTREDHFAAPGYPLEAIKDPTGAGDSFAGGMIGYLAYTNDFSDENLRKAIVCGSVLASFDVEDFSLERLARLTPDEIVARYREFRAITDFGEI; encoded by the coding sequence GTGCTGGTGGTGGGCAGCATCGCCCTCGACAGCGTGCAAACACCGTTCGGATCGGCGCAAGAAGTGCTCGGCGGCGCGGCGGTGTTCTCGGCCGCCGCGGCCAGCTTCTTCGCGCCGGTGCGCATGGTGGGCGTGGTCGGCAGCGATTTCCCCCGGGAGCACCTCGAGCGCCTGCAGCAGTGGGACATAGATATCAGCGGCGTCGAGGCGCGCGAAGGGGATACCTTCCGCTGGAGCGGCTACTACGAATATGACATGAACCAGGCGCACACGGTCAGCACCCGCCTCAACGTGTTCGAGGACTTCCGGCCCGAGCTGTCGGACGCGCATCGGCGCACGCCCTACGTCTTCCTCGCCAACATTGACCCCGAGCTGCAATTGACCGTGCTCGAGCAGATGGAGCGCCCGCAGCTGGCGGTGTGCGATACCATGAACTTCTGGATCTCGGGCAAGCGCGACGAGCTGGAGCAGGTGCTGGGGCGGGTGGACCTCGCGTTGATGAACGACGCGGAGGCGCGCCAGTTCTGCGATACGCCCAACCTGGTGCAGGCGGCGCGCGGCATCCTCGACCTCGGCCCGCGCGCGGTGGTGCTCAAGAAAGGGGAGCACGGCGCCGCGATGTTCACGCGCGAGGACCATTTCGCCGCCCCCGGCTATCCGCTCGAGGCGATCAAGGATCCCACCGGCGCGGGGGATTCCTTCGCCGGCGGAATGATAGGCTACCTCGCGTACACCAACGATTTCAGCGACGAGAACTTACGCAAGGCCATCGTGTGCGGCAGCGTTCTCGCGTCGTTCGACGTCGAGGATTTTAGCCTGGAGAGGCTGGCGCGCCTGACGCCGGACGAGATCGTCGCGCGCTACCGGGAGTTCCGGGCGATTACGGATTTCGGAGAGATATGA
- a CDS encoding cyclase family protein, giving the protein MFDIDLKKYRVIDLSYEVRPEAPEPDRPFDVERGYLADRAFKYDVLRTHTHVGTHVEAPAHFFEGGKAVTELPLETYMGPAVLAAYNLPRGTEITCQELERLIGDIMAPGRIVVVRDELAGGADGRQPHLSVDSASWLVERGMKMLVLDSEMGTNVEEGRAIHDVIMSRDIPIVERLADLKEIRQREFYFMALPFKVRGLDSGWTRAIAIEER; this is encoded by the coding sequence GCGGCCGGAGGCGCCGGAGCCCGACCGCCCCTTCGACGTCGAGCGCGGGTATCTGGCCGATCGCGCCTTCAAGTATGACGTGCTGCGCACGCATACCCACGTCGGGACGCACGTCGAGGCGCCGGCGCATTTCTTCGAGGGCGGCAAAGCCGTCACCGAGTTGCCGCTCGAGACCTACATGGGCCCGGCGGTGCTGGCGGCGTATAACCTGCCGCGCGGCACCGAGATCACGTGCCAGGAACTCGAACGGCTCATCGGCGACATTATGGCGCCGGGGCGCATTGTCGTGGTGCGCGACGAGCTCGCCGGCGGCGCCGACGGCCGGCAGCCCCACCTCAGCGTGGATTCGGCGTCGTGGCTCGTCGAGCGAGGCATGAAGATGCTCGTCCTCGACTCCGAGATGGGGACGAACGTCGAGGAAGGCCGTGCCATCCACGACGTCATCATGAGCCGCGACATCCCGATCGTGGAGCGCCTCGCCGACCTCAAGGAGATTCGGCAGCGCGAGTTCTACTTCATGGCGCTGCCGTTCAAGGTGCGGGGCCTGGACAGCGGGTGGACGCGGGCGATCGCGATCGAAGAGCGCTGA